A genomic region of Cyanobacteria bacterium FACHB-DQ100 contains the following coding sequences:
- a CDS encoding aromatic ring-hydroxylating dioxygenase subunit alpha, translated as MFKNFWYAVEFSKAITQRPTLVTLMGRKMAVYRDSQGKVVALDNRCAHRGASLAGGWVEGNCLRCPYHGWRYEADGSCREIPANPASTPIPKRAKVEAYPVQEKYGFIWVFVGDLPERDRPPLPSFPQFENPVREPAQSVYTFNAHFTRTMENTLDVSHAPFMHGGSVGKSKTPENTVIEDYDLKVTEWGLSATLGIKINRINGPMRFFLKDDDQDPWKQYIFAPPNITYSGVNFGQFKIESILAHIPVDENTTIVKSINIRSFLNHVPGLSHWLDQNTTQVGTRICMEDNVVVQTQIPRLAPLNNSTELMVASDATLIAYRKLLKKFSDMGWMMEAS; from the coding sequence ATGTTCAAAAATTTCTGGTATGCCGTTGAATTTAGCAAGGCAATCACACAGCGCCCAACCCTTGTTACATTAATGGGCAGAAAAATGGCGGTGTATCGTGACAGCCAGGGAAAAGTGGTCGCGCTTGACAATCGTTGTGCCCATCGAGGCGCATCTTTAGCGGGTGGATGGGTTGAAGGAAATTGTCTTCGCTGTCCCTATCATGGCTGGAGGTATGAAGCAGACGGCTCCTGTCGTGAGATTCCGGCAAATCCAGCCTCAACTCCCATTCCGAAACGAGCGAAAGTAGAGGCTTATCCGGTTCAAGAGAAATACGGATTCATTTGGGTATTTGTCGGTGACTTACCGGAACGCGATCGTCCCCCTCTTCCCTCATTCCCACAGTTTGAGAATCCAGTTCGTGAACCCGCTCAGAGCGTCTATACCTTTAACGCTCATTTCACTCGCACAATGGAGAACACGCTGGATGTTTCCCACGCTCCATTCATGCACGGGGGGTCAGTCGGGAAAAGCAAAACTCCTGAGAACACGGTGATTGAGGATTATGACTTGAAAGTGACTGAATGGGGATTATCCGCAACTTTAGGCATCAAGATTAACCGCATTAACGGGCCGATGCGATTTTTCTTGAAGGACGATGACCAAGATCCTTGGAAACAGTACATTTTTGCACCACCAAACATCACCTATTCCGGTGTCAATTTTGGTCAGTTCAAGATTGAAAGTATTTTGGCTCATATTCCAGTTGATGAAAACACGACGATCGTTAAATCGATCAATATTCGCAGCTTTCTCAATCATGTTCCTGGGCTGAGCCATTGGTTAGATCAAAATACAACTCAAGTCGGAACTCGCATTTGCATGGAGGATAACGTCGTTGTCCAAACTCAGATCCCTCGGCTTGCACCGCTCAATAACAGTACCGAATTAATGGTTGCCTCGGATGCGACATTGATTGCTTATCGAAAACTGCTGAAGAAGTTTTCGGACATGGGATGGATGATGGAAGCTTCCTGA
- a CDS encoding alpha/beta fold hydrolase, whose translation MITNEPTVASPSSQIWQWRGYPIRYQTAGTQGSIVLLIHGLGASSDHWRKNIPVLAENHRVYAIDLIGFGQSAKPKPSESLNYRFETWGQQIADFCREVIQAPVFLVGNSIGCLVALQATVINPQQVIAVALLDCALRLQHERKLKGIRRLTFPWVQKLLLSPAIGHFFFAKLAQPQVIRKALLKAYARHEAVTDELVEILLKPAQDPGAADVFLSFITHSKGVLPEDLLPEITCPVLMLWGTEDSFEPIAQGRELAKFPAVKEFIPLEGIGHCPQDEAPELVNPILQKWLAQHEQPEASTI comes from the coding sequence ATGATTACAAATGAGCCGACCGTAGCATCGCCTTCTTCCCAGATTTGGCAGTGGCGCGGCTACCCAATTCGATATCAGACTGCCGGAACTCAAGGTTCGATCGTGCTGCTCATTCATGGATTAGGCGCATCGAGTGATCATTGGCGTAAAAACATTCCAGTTCTAGCGGAAAACCATCGCGTGTATGCGATCGACTTAATTGGCTTTGGTCAGTCTGCTAAACCAAAACCGAGCGAATCGCTGAACTATCGCTTTGAAACTTGGGGACAACAGATTGCTGATTTTTGTCGTGAAGTGATTCAAGCACCCGTTTTTTTAGTGGGAAACTCGATCGGCTGCTTAGTAGCGCTGCAAGCCACGGTGATCAATCCGCAACAAGTGATAGCAGTAGCGCTGTTAGATTGTGCCTTACGCCTGCAACATGAACGCAAGCTCAAGGGAATTCGCCGCCTTACCTTTCCGTGGGTGCAAAAACTCCTGCTGTCTCCAGCGATCGGGCATTTCTTCTTTGCAAAACTGGCTCAACCTCAAGTTATTCGTAAAGCCTTGCTAAAAGCCTATGCTCGACATGAAGCGGTGACAGATGAATTAGTAGAAATCTTGCTGAAGCCTGCTCAAGATCCTGGTGCAGCGGATGTGTTTCTCTCATTTATTACTCACTCCAAGGGTGTGTTGCCCGAAGATTTGCTACCTGAAATTACTTGCCCTGTATTGATGCTCTGGGGAACTGAAGATTCGTTTGAGCCGATCGCGCAGGGTCGAGAATTAGCGAAGTTTCCAGCAGTTAAGGAGTTCATTCCACTCGAAGGCATTGGGCATTGTCCTCAAGATGAAGCACCAGAGCTAGTTAATCCAATTCTGCAAAAATGGCTAGCTCAACACGAACAACCCGAAGCTTCTACGATTTGA
- a CDS encoding HlyD family efflux transporter periplasmic adaptor subunit — protein sequence MQKQIPLKTISYGLIGALSIGSLGLGAAYLSQSKVKQNADAGLSSQPAPVQSVTALGRVEPKGSVIKVSVVNARDSRVDRLLVKQGDRVQAGQVIAILQGLDKKQAALEQAKQNVAVMQAKLAQTRAGSATVSGLAAQKAAIARLTAQFDTEMAARQAAVARAKAEVRNAQASYERSQKLQKEGAISTSLLDNDRRSFETATASLQEAKAQLQETKLTLSAQIQEETAKLQALSEVRPADLQVPQAEIEYAIAQQKQAETQLGDSYVRAPIAGQILRINTQIGEQVNAEQGIVDLGQTDQMYVVAEVYETDIPRVKRGQQALITSENGGFNQQLRGTVEQIGLQIKKTDSLNTDPAADKNARVVEVKIRLDPEDSKKVAELTYMQVRVQIRLD from the coding sequence GTGCAAAAACAAATTCCTCTCAAAACAATTAGCTATGGGCTAATCGGGGCACTCTCGATCGGGTCGCTGGGATTAGGTGCAGCGTATTTGTCTCAGTCTAAAGTAAAGCAAAATGCGGATGCAGGTCTATCGAGTCAACCTGCGCCTGTGCAGTCTGTGACTGCTTTAGGTCGAGTTGAACCGAAAGGCTCTGTGATCAAGGTCTCTGTTGTGAATGCAAGGGATAGTCGAGTGGATCGGCTACTGGTCAAGCAAGGCGATCGAGTGCAAGCAGGGCAGGTGATTGCGATTTTGCAGGGATTGGATAAGAAACAAGCAGCACTCGAACAAGCGAAACAAAATGTTGCCGTAATGCAAGCAAAGCTGGCACAAACTAGAGCGGGAAGTGCAACTGTCAGTGGATTGGCTGCACAAAAGGCAGCGATCGCACGGTTAACCGCGCAATTTGATACCGAAATGGCTGCAAGACAAGCAGCAGTCGCTCGTGCTAAAGCTGAAGTTCGGAATGCTCAGGCGAGTTATGAACGATCGCAGAAGCTCCAAAAAGAAGGAGCAATCAGTACCTCTCTCTTAGACAACGATCGCAGAAGCTTTGAGACTGCTACCGCATCACTGCAAGAGGCAAAAGCACAACTGCAAGAAACAAAGCTGACTTTATCTGCCCAGATTCAGGAAGAAACCGCTAAGCTGCAAGCGTTAAGTGAAGTTCGTCCAGCCGATCTCCAAGTTCCTCAAGCTGAGATAGAGTACGCGATCGCCCAACAAAAACAGGCAGAAACTCAACTGGGAGATTCGTATGTCCGCGCTCCGATCGCGGGTCAGATTCTAAGAATTAATACTCAGATTGGGGAGCAGGTTAATGCAGAGCAAGGCATCGTCGATCTGGGACAAACTGATCAGATGTATGTTGTTGCCGAGGTATATGAAACCGACATTCCCAGAGTGAAACGGGGACAACAAGCTCTGATCACGAGCGAAAACGGCGGGTTTAATCAACAATTACGCGGCACAGTTGAACAGATCGGACTTCAAATCAAAAAAACTGATTCGCTGAATACCGATCCAGCAGCAGACAAAAATGCGCGAGTCGTGGAAGTCAAAATTCGGCTCGATCCAGAGGATAGTAAAAAAGTTGCAGAACTCACCTATATGCAGGTACGAGTTCAAATTCGTTTGGACTGA
- a CDS encoding DevA family ABC transporter ATP-binding protein, translated as MSPAPVIVAKQLNHSFGKGALQKPVLSEIDLEIHAGEIVILTGPSGSGKTTLLSLMGGLRSVQEGSLKILEQELCGASKQQLVQVRSQIGYIFQAHNLLDCLTAQQNVGMSLRLHKDLTLTERINRSVAMLHAVGLGHRINYYPNDLSGGQKQRVAIARALVSQPKMVLADEPTAALDSKSGRDVVEIMQRLAKEQGCTILLVTHDNRILDIADRIIHMEDGRLAAA; from the coding sequence ATGTCTCCAGCTCCTGTCATTGTCGCTAAGCAGCTCAATCACTCTTTTGGTAAGGGCGCACTCCAAAAACCCGTACTTTCAGAAATTGATCTGGAGATTCATGCAGGTGAAATTGTGATTTTGACAGGCCCTTCTGGAAGTGGAAAAACAACGCTATTAAGCTTAATGGGCGGACTGAGATCAGTTCAAGAAGGCAGTTTGAAAATTTTGGAGCAGGAACTCTGTGGAGCGAGTAAACAACAACTGGTGCAGGTACGGAGCCAGATTGGATACATCTTTCAGGCACACAATCTACTGGATTGTTTGACGGCTCAGCAAAATGTCGGAATGTCTCTGCGCCTGCACAAAGATCTGACCCTGACAGAGCGGATCAATCGTTCTGTAGCAATGCTACACGCCGTTGGTTTAGGACATCGAATCAACTATTACCCGAATGATTTGTCTGGTGGACAGAAACAGCGAGTTGCGATCGCTCGTGCCTTGGTCAGTCAACCGAAAATGGTTCTAGCAGATGAACCGACCGCAGCATTAGACAGTAAATCGGGACGAGATGTGGTGGAAATCATGCAGCGATTAGCAAAAGAGCAGGGCTGTACAATCCTGCTCGTCACACACGATAACCGAATTTTAGATATTGCCGATCGCATCATTCATATGGAAGATGGACGGTTGGCAGCAGCTTAA
- a CDS encoding MFS transporter, with translation MPTHFKDLKKSLKVSPLLFIFVTILLDKLGESILFPILPFLLERFRSDALTLGLLTSSFALAQFFATPLIGSLSDRYGRRPVLLLCVLGTSLSYYLFGLAGSLWVLFVSRMIDGVTGGVAATAQAYIADISTPADRAKNFGLTGAAFGLGFVLGPALGGSLAGINLNLPVFFAGTVALLNFILGWVSLPESLKPENRRALRLKDLNPLGQINDLFQNDRIKGFLWTTFIFNFAFSGFSSVFVLFLSRRFGWGPASAALVFVFIGVFSTVIQGGLIRKLIPAFGEGKLTLAGLVALAIGLGLVGVIPSETPTLYVLLYLSQGLLALGVGLILPCLRGLISNRVSAQEQGRTLANAQGLQSIASILGPLWASWCFDHVGIFSPFWLGAIFILFAFGTTWMNLQSMSSESASS, from the coding sequence ATGCCCACTCACTTTAAAGATCTCAAGAAAAGTCTCAAGGTTTCTCCCTTACTTTTCATCTTCGTAACGATTCTGCTAGATAAGTTAGGGGAAAGTATTCTATTTCCAATTCTGCCATTCTTGCTGGAAAGATTTCGCTCAGATGCACTGACACTAGGATTGTTGACATCCTCATTTGCCTTAGCACAGTTTTTTGCTACGCCTCTGATTGGCTCACTCTCCGATCGCTATGGTCGCCGTCCTGTTCTATTGCTGTGTGTGTTAGGAACTTCTCTTTCCTACTACCTGTTTGGCTTAGCGGGTAGTCTGTGGGTGCTGTTTGTCTCACGCATGATTGATGGTGTAACTGGGGGTGTTGCAGCAACCGCACAAGCTTATATTGCCGATATTTCAACTCCCGCCGATCGCGCTAAAAACTTCGGGCTGACGGGTGCTGCCTTTGGGTTGGGATTTGTGTTAGGACCTGCTTTGGGTGGATCGCTTGCAGGAATTAACCTCAATTTACCTGTCTTTTTTGCGGGCACTGTCGCATTGCTCAATTTCATCTTAGGCTGGGTGAGCCTGCCCGAATCTCTAAAGCCAGAAAACCGTCGTGCTCTGCGCTTAAAAGATTTGAATCCGCTCGGGCAAATCAATGATTTATTTCAGAACGATCGTATCAAAGGGTTTCTTTGGACGACTTTTATTTTCAACTTTGCGTTCTCTGGATTCTCCAGCGTTTTTGTGCTGTTTCTGAGTCGGCGTTTTGGATGGGGGCCTGCTTCGGCGGCGCTTGTGTTTGTCTTTATTGGTGTGTTTTCGACCGTAATTCAAGGTGGACTGATTCGCAAGCTGATTCCTGCGTTTGGTGAAGGAAAGCTAACTTTAGCGGGGTTAGTTGCGTTGGCGATCGGCTTGGGGCTGGTCGGGGTCATTCCATCAGAAACACCAACTCTTTATGTCCTGCTTTATTTAAGCCAAGGATTGTTAGCGCTGGGTGTGGGATTGATTCTGCCCTGTCTTAGAGGACTGATTTCTAATCGCGTTTCTGCTCAAGAACAGGGACGTACCCTTGCGAATGCTCAAGGACTACAGAGTATTGCTTCAATTCTAGGCCCGTTGTGGGCAAGCTGGTGTTTTGATCATGTTGGGATCTTCTCTCCGTTTTGGCTGGGAGCAATTTTCATCCTATTTGCCTTTGGAACAACCTGGATGAATCTACAATCGATGTCCTCCGAGTCTGCAAGTTCATAA
- a CDS encoding FtsX-like permease family protein, translating to MHFLLPKRLVNRFAQEPPLAWSQLSHQKVRLVVGLAGISFANILIFMQLGFRAAMFDGVSRIQENLKGDLFLVNRTSQFLGNKTIPKAQLYRANGIQGIASVDPLYYSRTSWVNPQTKELADVNIIAFNPARSAMDLPEIRGQLGTIAQQDTVLFDSKSLPSLGSVGELFSKGDPVNSVVGGRKMSVGGLYSLGSSLFKQGHIVMSDTNYLRLFGQAGADEVHLGMITLEPGANPNAVAQGLQKLLPQDIKVLNRQEFIALEQGYWAKQPPGIIFNFGTVMGFIVGIVIVYQVLYTDVNDHLPEYATLKAIGYSDSRLLGIIFQEAIVLGVLGFLPGFACSVGMYGLLGTLTRVAIVMRPDVALQVFILTLLMCLISAAIAVRKLRSADPADVF from the coding sequence ATGCACTTTCTTCTTCCCAAACGACTGGTTAATCGCTTCGCTCAGGAGCCTCCCTTAGCTTGGTCGCAGCTTTCCCATCAGAAAGTGCGTTTAGTCGTCGGACTAGCGGGGATCTCCTTTGCTAACATTCTCATCTTTATGCAGTTGGGATTTCGAGCAGCGATGTTTGATGGGGTATCGCGGATTCAGGAGAACCTCAAAGGGGATCTCTTTCTGGTGAATCGAACGAGTCAGTTTCTTGGAAATAAAACCATTCCCAAAGCGCAACTATATCGAGCGAATGGAATTCAGGGAATTGCTTCTGTTGATCCGCTTTACTACAGCCGGACTTCTTGGGTGAATCCACAGACCAAAGAACTTGCAGATGTGAATATCATTGCTTTTAACCCAGCACGATCGGCAATGGATTTACCCGAAATTCGTGGGCAACTTGGGACGATCGCACAACAAGATACAGTTCTATTTGATAGCAAATCTCTTCCGTCTCTAGGATCTGTGGGCGAACTGTTCAGCAAAGGAGATCCGGTTAATAGTGTTGTAGGTGGGCGAAAAATGTCGGTTGGGGGGCTTTATAGCCTGGGCAGTAGTTTGTTCAAACAGGGACATATCGTCATGAGCGATACCAACTACTTACGGCTCTTTGGTCAAGCTGGAGCAGACGAAGTTCACCTGGGGATGATTACCCTGGAACCTGGTGCTAATCCTAACGCTGTGGCCCAAGGTTTACAAAAGCTGTTGCCGCAAGATATCAAGGTTCTAAATCGTCAAGAGTTTATCGCATTAGAGCAGGGATACTGGGCGAAACAACCGCCTGGAATTATCTTCAATTTCGGCACAGTGATGGGATTCATTGTTGGCATTGTGATTGTTTATCAGGTGCTATACACCGACGTGAATGATCATCTGCCAGAATACGCAACCTTGAAAGCGATCGGTTATTCTGATTCGCGACTGTTAGGAATCATTTTTCAAGAAGCGATCGTTCTAGGTGTACTTGGTTTTCTACCTGGATTTGCTTGTTCTGTGGGAATGTATGGGTTGCTTGGAACTTTAACTCGTGTTGCAATCGTGATGCGTCCTGATGTGGCACTGCAAGTTTTCATTCTGACGCTGTTAATGTGTTTGATTTCAGCCGCGATCGCAGTGCGAAAATTGCGGTCTGCTGATCCAGCCGATGTATTTTAG
- a CDS encoding aromatic ring-hydroxylating dioxygenase subunit alpha: MLKNFWYAVEFSAAVTAKPKQITLMGQHYVLYRDADHQVIALDDRCAHRGAALSGGWIEEGCLRCPYHGWKYQSDGACVEVPANQADVPIPKRARVGTYPVQEKYGFIWIFVGDAPESERPPIPPFPEYGDPAWRQVQGEYVWNAHYTRVIESGLDTSHAPFVHAAFFNNRDDAEVWDYEVKSEEWSTSATVRTKPPKRVGLLKYIVKRDRPYSSATLTVYLPNINRIALDFNFRGYQYVYFATNIPVDENTTLTKWIGVRNFLTQPWADYNSIKNTVDTYLEDKAVIEAQEPRVVPYGLTEEVLVASDNLLVAYRKLLRKFLDKGWGIGDYSTKAKHKLTLEPESNPGLFEHPIAQPSEHPVEVAKT; this comes from the coding sequence GTGCTCAAGAACTTCTGGTATGCGGTTGAATTCAGTGCTGCTGTCACAGCCAAACCAAAACAAATCACGCTGATGGGACAGCACTATGTTCTCTATCGGGATGCAGATCATCAAGTGATTGCTCTCGACGATCGCTGTGCCCATCGTGGGGCGGCTCTATCTGGGGGGTGGATTGAAGAAGGTTGTCTGCGCTGTCCCTATCATGGTTGGAAATATCAATCAGATGGGGCTTGCGTCGAAGTTCCAGCAAATCAAGCAGACGTGCCGATTCCTAAGCGGGCACGAGTGGGGACTTACCCAGTGCAGGAAAAGTATGGTTTTATTTGGATATTTGTGGGGGATGCGCCAGAGTCAGAGCGTCCCCCAATTCCACCGTTTCCAGAGTACGGCGACCCCGCTTGGCGGCAGGTTCAAGGCGAATATGTTTGGAATGCTCACTACACTCGCGTGATTGAGAGCGGCTTAGATACTTCCCATGCACCTTTCGTTCATGCTGCTTTTTTTAATAACCGGGATGATGCAGAGGTTTGGGATTACGAAGTCAAGAGCGAGGAATGGAGTACAAGCGCGACTGTTCGCACTAAGCCACCCAAGCGAGTAGGACTGCTGAAATACATTGTGAAGCGCGATCGTCCTTACTCCAGTGCAACCTTGACGGTTTATCTACCAAACATCAACCGGATTGCACTAGACTTTAACTTCCGTGGCTATCAATATGTCTACTTTGCAACCAACATTCCCGTTGACGAAAACACAACCTTAACGAAGTGGATTGGAGTCCGCAACTTTCTCACACAACCTTGGGCAGACTATAACTCGATCAAAAATACAGTCGATACTTATCTGGAAGACAAAGCGGTGATTGAGGCGCAAGAACCTCGCGTTGTGCCTTATGGATTAACCGAAGAAGTTTTAGTGGCTTCAGATAATCTACTCGTTGCTTATCGTAAACTACTGCGTAAGTTCCTAGATAAAGGCTGGGGAATCGGCGATTACTCCACTAAAGCAAAGCACAAATTAACTTTAGAGCCTGAATCTAACCCAGGTTTGTTTGAGCATCCGATCGCTCAGCCATCGGAACACCCTGTAGAAGTTGCGAAGACTTAA